GCTCGAATGGCGCTATCCGGTGCGCGTCGACGGATTCGCCGTCCGGGGCGGCAGCGGCGGGGCGGGCCGGTGGAACGGCGGGAGGGGAGTCGTAAGGCGCATCCGCTTCCTGGAGCCCATGACGGTCACGCTGCTGACCGGTCACCGCACGGTGCGGCCGTACGGCATGGCGGGCGGTGAGCCGGGCGAACTCGGCGCCAACGAGGTGGAGCGGGCCGACGGGACCCGTACGCCGCTGAAGGGGGTCGACTCCGCGGACGTGGCCGTGGACGACGTACTGGTCATGCGCACCCCGGGCGGCGGGGGATACGGCACGCCGCGGTGAACTCGCCCGGCGCGGCGGGCCGGTGACGGTCCGTCGCGCCCGGCACAGGACCGCCGCGGCCGCTGGGGCTTCTGCGTCGTTTCGACCGTCGTCAGTCCGAGGACCTAATCTGTTCAACGTGACTTCGCCTGCCTCGACGGACCCTGTTCCGCCCCAGCTCAGCGCGGGGCCGCGGCTCGCCCAGGGCCCGGCCGCCGACGAAGGGCTGGCGCGCCGGCTGCGCGCGCTCGCGTGCACCGCGCCGCTGCACGACCTCGACACCCGCAAGGCCAACCTCGCGGGGGAGTACTCCGTCTACGCGATGGCGGAGGTCGCGCTCGCGGCGATCGACCTCGTGACGCTCAACATGGACTTCGACACCGGCGCGGACCACGAGCAGATAGTGGCCAGACTCCTGCCGCGCGTCGCGGCCCAGGCGCCGCACCGCCCGGCCACCGAGCACGAGCGGGTGGCCCGCTGGGTGCTGGAGAATCTGATCAACGTCGGCAGCGTCGACCGCGGTTTCCGCGCCGTGTACGGCACGTTCGGCGCCGACGGCGTCTACACCCGGCGGGACTACGACTTCAAACTGATCGAGGAAGTCCCCGGCCAGGGCGGCAGCGTCTATCTGCGCACCACCGACGAGGCGGTCAACGTGCTGGTGGGCGCGTTGGACACGGATGTCACCAGCGCGCAGATCGCCGCCGAGGTCAAGCTGGAGGTGCTGATCAGCAGAGGGCGGCTCGCCGACGCCCAACTCGCCGCCGAACAGGCCCGGTACCGCACCGTGCAGTACGCGGAGACGCTGCGCAGGACCCTGGAGGCGACCCGGCGCAACGTCCGCGCGGTCGACTGGCTCAACGCCGTGCCCGACATGATCGCCGAAGCGCTCGACCATGTCGCCGACCGCTACCGCCACGAGAACGCGATCCTCAACAACATCCGCAAGTCCCGCGACGAGGCGGAGACCGGCGCCGACCCGAAGACGGCCGAGCACAAGCGGCGCGCGGCCGAGCTGGTCGACATCGTCAAGGACTGCATCCGCCGGCACACCCAGCTGCAGTCCCGGCTGCTGGAGGCAGGACCGCTGTTCCGCGCCGAGCAGGACCGCCAGGCGTTCGCGGAGCCCACGACCCGCACGGGGCTCGATCTGTACGGCCAACTCGTCGCCCCGCTCCTGCCGTTGCCGGTCGACCGGGCGAGCCGGGTCACCGACGCGTTCTTCGCCCGGGGCACCGGACTGCGTACGCCCGCGTCCGTCCGGGTCGGCGACCTCGTGGACCTGCTGCTCACGCCTCCCGTGGAGCGGGAGCACCTGGGCGCGGAGATGCCCGAACCCGATCTGATCGCGACCCCCGACGACAGCCGCTTCAGCGAGGAGCAGCTGGCGAGCGCGATGGACCTGCTCGATCTGGAGCACGACGCGCCGCGCAGGCTCTCGGGCTTGCTCGCCGAGGCCCGCCGCCGCGATCCGGACCTGCCCTATCTGGTCGCGCTGCTCGCGATCCACGCGGCCAGTCCGCCGGTCGGTACGGCCTACCGGCAGGGCGAGGAGCGGCTGTTGTTCGCCGTGGACGACGGGACCCCCCTCGACGACGAGGAGTTCGGCGGCGCTGATCTCATACTGGGCACGGCTCTGCTGGACGCCGCCGGCATGACCGCCGACCGTACGGAGGCGGCGTGACGCCTGGGGCGTGCCCGACAATCGGCGTCGTCCGCCCGCAGGGCGGAGGAGGGAGGCATGGCGGAGCCATGGCGACCGACGACAACGCGGCGAGGCGCGCCACCAGGGACCGCGAGCCCGGCAAGATCCGAAAGACACGCCCTGGCGGCCGGGCGGCCCGCGACGCCCGCACGAGCGGCGCGCACCGCATCTCGCGCACCACGCACGGCACTTGTATCGCCCGTGACTTGACCACTCATGACCTGATCACCCCCGCCAAAACCACCCCCGGCAAGGAGCAGCGCCCGTGAGCGACCACCAGGCAGAGCACGCCGCCGCGTGGGGCGAGCCGGGCGGCACCGAGACACCCCGCGCGTCCCTTCCCGACCAGCCGGGCGGCGCTGTCACCCCCGCCGACGCGGCAGACGCCGCCCGCCTCGTCTCCTTCGGGCTCCAGCCCAAACTGCTGCCCGCGCGTGACGCCGAATACGCCGACCTGCTGCGCCGCTACCGCGAGGAGTCGCCCTTCGCGCGGCTCGCCGACGCGGTCGCCACCGGCCTCGGCCTCGTCGTCCTCGAAGTCTCCTCCCGCGCCGGGATGGCCGTGACGGCGGCCGAGGACTCCGTGTTCGCCGTCCGGATGGGCGACTACGCCCGCCGCGCGTCGACCGACTCCGCCGACCGTTTCCTGCACGGCCTGGCCCATCTCGCCGTCGCCGCCATGGCCTTCCCCCGCCCCGAAGACCTCGCCGACGACGGGTACATCGGCCGGATCACCGTCAACGGGGTCGACGCCTTCGTCCGGCAGGCCTGCCGCAGACTGGAGGAGAAGGCCGAGGAAGAGGGCGAGAACACCGACCCGGCGAGCGACGCCCCCGGCCTCGAATCGGCCTGGCGCGTCTACGCGCGCCGCAGCGCGACCGGCGCCACCAAGGACGCCCGCCGTCTCGCGGGCTCCACCACCGGCATCATCGGCAAGGCCATGGCCTTCCTCACCGACTCCGGCTTCCTGCACCGCACCGGTGACGACGCCGGAGGCGCGTACCGCACCACGGCCCGCTACCAGCTCCAGGTCCGCGACATGGCAGGCAGCGCCGCCATGGCCGAACTGCTCGCCCTCGGCGTCGTACCGGTCACCGACGGATCCGCCACGCTGCTGCCCCCACCCGACCCGGACGACCTCGATCTGGTCGCCGACGCCGGACTGCCGTTCCACTCCTGAGCCCGGCGGTCGCCGCACCCCGAATCCAGCAGCCCCCACCACCGCCGGTTTCCCTCCGGTCCTGACCACGACGAGAGTCCGCCGCCATGTACGAGCTGTCCCGGGTCCGCCTCTACTCCATCGGGCCTGCCGGTGCGCGCTACGCCGACACCGTGCTCGACCTGCGCGGAGTCGGCGATCCTGTGCCCCACCCCGCCCCCACCCAGGCGGAGTTCTTCGAGGACGAGCCGGTCGGTCCGCCGCGCCGCCCGGCCCCGGCCGGTGTGCTCTTCCTGGAGAACGGCGGCGGCAAGTCCGTCCTGCTCAAGCTGATCTTCTCGGTGATGCTGCCCGGCCACCGCAACACCCTCGGCGGGGCCAGCTCCGGTGTGCTGCGCAAATTCCTGCTCGCCGACGACTGCGGGCATGTCGCCCTCGAATGGCAGCACACCCTCACCGGTGAGCTGGTCGTGGTCGGCAAGGCCAGCGAGTGGCGCGGCCGTCAGGTGTCCAACGACCCGCGGAAGTTCGCCGAGGCCTGGTACTCCTTCCGCCCAGGACCCGGGCTGAGCCTCGACTCGCTGCCGGTCGCCGAGTCGACCGCCGTGCGGCGGCCCGTGGAAGGCGCCTCCGGCGCGAAGGGCCGTCGCCGCACGATGAAGGGGTTCCGGGACGCCATCACCGAGGCGGGCAAGGCGTATCCGCATCTCGACGTGTACTGGGAAGAGATCCACGACCGCTGGATCGAGCACCTCGGAGATCTCGGCCTCGACCCCGAACTGTTCCGCTACCAGCGGGAGATGAACGCCGACGAGGGCGAGGCCGCCGGGCTCTTCGCGGTCAAGAAGGACTCCGACTTCACCGACCTGCTGCTGCGAGCCGTCACCGACACCCGCGACACGGACGGGCTCGCAGACCTCGTCGGCGGCTTCGGCAACAAACTGGGCCGCCGCGCCGAGCTGACCGCCGAGCGGGACTTCACGGCCGGCTCCGTCGACCTTCTCGGGCGGATCGTCGACGCCGCCGACTCCCGGTCCAGGGCCCGTGACATCCACGGCGCGGCCGAGCGCCGCACCCGTACCCTCGCGCGTCGGCTCACCGCCCGCGCCGCCGTGGAACGAGACCGCGTCGGCGACCTCGCCCAGCAGGTCACGGCCGCGGCCCACACCGTCACCGAGGCCGACCGGGCCCGCGGCCACAGCGCGCTCATCGCCGCCGAACTGGCCTACCGGCACGCCTCCTTGGCCCTCACCGTCGCCGAGAAGGCGGCAGCCGCGCAACGGCGGGAGCTGACCGACGCCCGTACGCTCCACGCCGCCTGGCAGGCCGCCGAGAACGTGCTGCGGCACCGTGCCGCCGCCGACCGTTCCGCGCGCGTGGCGGTCGCGATCCGCGAGGCCGAGCGCGACGCGGCGCCCGCCCTGGCCGCCCGCGCGACCGCCGCCGCCGAGCTCGTCCGCGCGCTGCACATGGCCGCAGCCGACGGCGAGAGCGTGGCCAACGAGGAGGAGGAGCGCTCCGCCGCGCTCCAGGAGGTCGGCGAGGCCGCGCACCGCGACGCGACGGCGGCGGCCACCGAGGCGCAGCGCGCCCGCAGCGAGAGCGGTCATCTGCGCCAGCGTCTGTCGGAGGTCGAGCAGGAGACCGCCGAGGCCGTACGGGCCGGCTGGCTCGACGACACGGCACCGGACGCCGACCCGGCGCGGGCCGCGCTCGCCGCGAGCGACGCGGAGAAGTCCGCGGTCGCCGCCTGGGACACGGCCAGAGAGGCGGCACGCGCCGCCGGAGACCGGGCCAGGGACGCCGCGTCGGCGGAATCCCGCGCCGAGCTCTCCGAGGCCCGCGCCGTCGACGCGGCGCGCGCCGCCGAGCACGAGTACGAGGCGGAGCGCCGTACCGCCGAGTCGATCGCCGCGGAGGAACGCCTCACCGAACTGCTCGGGCTGCCCGGCGCGTCTCCCCGCGCGGGCGTCCCCGGACCGCGCATCGCCGCGCAGAGCCCGACGGACAGCCCGACCGGCCCCGGGGAGCTGTCCCGCGCGGACGCCGCAGCCACGCGACCGCCCCAAGGCCCGCTCAGCCCCGAGGAGTTGGACCGGTACGCCGACGAACTGCGCGAACTGCTCGACCAGGGCGTCGCCGCCGCCGAGCGCCAGCTGTTCGACCTCCGTACGGCCGCCGCCGACGACTCCCGCATCCTCGGCGCACTCGGCGACGGCGGACTGCTGCCACCCGGCCCCGACGTCCTGGCCACCGTCGAATTCCTCGGTGAGCACGGCATTCCCGCCCTTCCCGGCTGGCGCTATCTCGCCCAGGCCGTGGACCCCGCCGACCACGCCGCCGTCCTCGCGGCCCGCCCCGAGCTGGTCGACGGCGTCGTCATCACCGAACCCGCCACGCACGCCAGGGCCCGCGAAGTTCTCTCCGGCGCCGCCCTGTTGCCGCGCTCGGCCGTCGCCGTGGGTACGGCGGCGGCGCTGCTCGCGCCGGTCCCGGGCCCCGGGCCGTACGGTGACCCGGCCGGCGGCGGCGACAGTGGCGTCTTCCTAGTCCCGCCCAACCCAGCCATGCACGACGAGCACGCCGCCGACGCCGAACGGCAGTCCCTGCGCGCCAAGTCGACCGCTCGCGACGAGGAGATCCGCACCCTGTCGGCCCGGCTCTCCGCCGACCGGGCCCTTGCCGCCCGCCTCGGCTCCTGGCGGGCCACCTGCGCGCCCGGCAGGCTCACCGAACTCGCCGGGACCGCGCGCGCCGCCGTCGAACTGGCACAGTCGGCGGGCGCCGAACTCGCCGAGGCCCGCACCGTCCGGACCGAGGCCGACGAGGCCGCCACCGACACCGCCCGCGTACGCGACGAACGGCAGGAGGCCGCCCAGCGCGCCCGCCGGGCCGCCGACGCCCTCGCCGGCCTCGCCTTCCGCCTCCGGGAGCGGGCCGGCTGGCAGGTCAAGCTGCGCGCGCTGGCCGACGACGCCGCTGAGTCCGAGGCCCGTGCCGCCGCCTGTCTGGAACGGGCCCGCGCGGCCGACGAGGACCGCCGGGCCGCCCAGCGCGCCGCCGACGACGCCCGCCGCACCGCCCGCGCGCTCCGGGCAGAACGCGCCGAGATCGCGGGCGCCCCCGAGAACCTGCCCGAGCCCGAAGCGGACGCACCGCGCACCGCACTGCCCGCGCTGCGTGAGGCCTACCGCGCCGCCTCACAGCTGTACGAGAAGGTCGGCGTCGGCGCCGACCTCCGCGCCGAACAGGCCCACGCGGAGAGCGACGAAGGCGCGGCCCTCGCCGAACTGGACCGGCTCAGCAACAAGGTCCGCACCCGCGCCGCCCAGCTCCTGGAGAGCACCGACGGCGCCGACGGACCGTCCCGGCAGGCTGCGGCGGCCCGCGCCGAATCACTCGTCCAGATGCTGGAGTCGCGCGCGTCGGCGGCCAGTGAGCAGTTGGGGCGCCTTCGCGGCGAGGCCGAGCGGCTCGCACCCGCCGAGGGCGATTCGCACACGGACCTGCCGGAGAGCCAGGTCCCCACCGACGTGGAGCAGGCCCAGGCCCTGCTCCGCACCGCCACCAACGAACTCGCCACACGCACCGACGCGTTGGACACCGCGCGCTCCGCACACGGCGAACTGCTGCACGCCCACCGCACCGCCGAGGACGCCACCGGCGGCTTCGAGGAGACGGCGGCCCTCCTCGGCGATCTCGTCAGGGGCTCCGCCGACGAGTCCGCCGACGAGGCGCCGGAAGCCCCCGAGCCTTATCCCGGCAGCATCGAGGAGGCCCGGACCGCCGCCGCCGAGACCCGCCGTTCGCTGCGCGGCTGCGCCACGGACCTGTCGGCGGCGGAGGGCGCCGTCCGGGAGGCGAGCGACATTCTCGTACGGCACGCCAACTCCACCCGCTACGAGCAGGTACGCACGCCCGCCCGGCAACAGATCCGCGAACTGCCGGCCGCCGCGCTGCCCGACCACGCCGCGAAGTGGGCGAGCGCCTTCGCCCCCCGGCTGCGCGTCCTCACCGATGAACTGGAGCAGCTGGAACGCAACCGCGACTCCATCGTCGACCGGCTGCGCGGACTGGTGGACTCGGCGCTCACGACCCTGCGCTCGGCGCAGCGGCTGTCCCGGCTGCCCGAAGGGCTGGGGGAGTGGTCCGGCCAGGAGTTCCTCCGGATCCGCTTCGAGGAACCCGACCAGGCCACCCTCACCGAACGCCTCGGTGAGGTCATCGACGAGGCGACCCGCGCCGCCCTCAAGAAGAACTCCGACCTCCGCAGGGACGGCATGTCCCTGCTGCTGCGCGGCGTCCAGGCGGCCCTCCAGCCCAAGGGCATCGCCGTCGAGATCCTCAAACCCGACGCCGTGCTGCGGGCCGAGCGGGTCCCGGTCGGTCAGATGGGCGACGTGTTCTCCGGCGGCCAGCTGCTCACCGCCGCCATCGCCCTCTACTGCACGATGGCCGCGCTGCGGAGCAACGACCGGGGACGCGACAAGCACCGGCACGCCGGCACGCTCTTCCTCGACAACCCGATCGGCCGGGCCAACGCCACGTACCTGCTGGAGCTCCAGCGCGCCGTCTCCGACGCGCTCGGCGTTCAACTCCTCTACACAACGGGCCTCTTCGACACGACAGCTCTGGCCGAATTCCCCCTGGTGATCCGCCTGCGCAACGACGCGGACCTGCGGGCGGGCCTCAAATACATCAGCGTCGAGGAGCATCTGCGGCCGGGGCTTCCCCAACAGGACCCGGACGGCGAGACGGTGCACGGCGAGATCACGGCCACACGCATGTTCAAACGCTCCCAGACCGCCACCGCGACCACCCCGTCACCGGGGGACACGGCCTAGGACACCCGACAGCCGCCGGGGCGCGGGCGTTCAGGCTTCGGAGAGCCTGCCGGCGCCCCGGCGTCGTATCCGGGCGCCGTCACGCTCCGCCGCCCGCGCCGCACGCCTGGCCCTGCGGCGCTCTTTGCGCAGCTGCCGTGCCGTGCTGCTCGGCACCGACACCACACCGTTGCGCTGGTTCCACACCTGGCGCGTCACCCATACGTCCAGCACCCCCCATGTCGCCACCACCGTGCTGCCCACACTGCTCAGCACCATGGGGAAGGCCAGCCACGAGCCCGCGAGCGTACAGAAGAACGCCACCATGGCCTGGATCAGCGTCACCGACGCGATGATCACGGCCCGCACCGCCGCCGTCCTCACCGGATCCGGCATCCGGCGCCGTATCGCCGGCTCCTCCACCCAGAGCCGCCGCGAGAGGCCCGTGCCCCGCGGGGCCGGCAGCTCGACCTCGACATCCGCGGGCGCTTTCCCCGCCGCCCCCGCAGCCCCTCGCGTGTCCGACTTTGTATTCATGGACCGTAACTCCCCACCACTGTCCGACATCACGGTGACTGCCTGGTCCCGGCCGCTTTCCGTACGTCAGTACCCAAACACAGAGACGAGCGACAGATCCGGAAGATTCCCGCACCCCTATAATTCAGGCCATCTGATCGATTGCGAAAACTGACGTCCCGCCAGGTACTCTGCGCGACAGCGGTGAAAGCCATCTCCGTCGATACCGGGACAACTCATGCCCAACTCCCGTGGTTGGGACCGAAAAACGCCCGGACATGGCTTCGAGTTGTCGGTGTGGCAGTAGTAGGCTCACGCCGTTTGTTGACGAGGTTGTCGGTTCTGATGAACACGCCTTCCGCATCGGGTGGAAGGTCGATCTGGGGGAGGCCATGCGCTTTCGCGGGAAGTCCATCCGCCGGAAGATCGTGGCGTTGCTGCTTGTGCCGCTCGTCTCCCTCACGGCGCTGTGGGCGTTCGCCACCACACTCACCGGCCGCGAGGCCAACCAGCTCCTCGACGTCGCCTACATCATCGACAAGGTCGGCGACCCCGTGGAGAACACGGTCAGAGTGGTCCAGCGGGAACGCCGCCAGACCCTCATCTACCTTGCCGATCCCCGTAATTCGGACTCCCTCGCCGAGCTGCGCAAACAGCGCGCGGCCACCGACAGGGCCGTCACGAGGATCAAGGCGAACGCCGAGGACCCCTCGGTACGCGACCAGATGAGCGCCACCACCTCCGCACGCCTGACGTCGCTCACCGACGCGCTCGACGGTCTGGGCGCGCTGCGCCGCTCCGTCGAGAAGAGCACCGTCACCCGCGGCCAGGCACTCGACTTCTACAACAGACTCGTCGACCCCTGCCACAGCTTCCTGTCCACGCTGCACGCCCTGGAGGACGTGGAGCTCGACAAACAGGCCCGTGCCCTGGTCGGCGTCGACCGCGCCCAGGAGATGCTCTCCCGTGAGGACGCGCTGGTCGTCTCCGCGCTGATCAGCCGACGTGTCTCGTCGGAAGAGGTCCGGCTGATATCCGACCTGGTCGCCAACCGCACCCTGCTCTACGAGACCAACCTCGACGTCCTGCCCGCCTCCGAGCGCGAGATCTTCGAGCAGTACTGGGGCGGCCCCGCCACCCAGCCGCTCCGCGAGGCGGAGGAACAGATCATCGCCGCGGGCGCCGGCAAGAACCCCTCCTCGGTGGACGCCGCACGCTGGCAGGAGATGTCCAACCCCGTTCTCCAGAGCCTGGAGCGGGAGGGCGAGGCGGCCGACGACCGCTACCAGGACCGGGTCGAGCCCGCCGGGTTCAACGTCCTGATCCTGGCCGGGATCGCCGGTGTCCTCGGCTTCCTGGCGCTGCTGGTCTCCCTGATCGTCTCCATACGCGTCGGCCGCAGCCTCATCCGCGACCTGTCCGGCCTCCGTAAGGAGGCTCACGAGGTGTCCGGCGTCCGCCTGCCGAGCGTCATGCGCCGACTCGCGGCGGGCGAACAGGTCGACGTCGAGACGGAAGCGCCACGGCTGGAGTACGAGCGCGACGAACTGGGCCAGGTCGGCCAGGCGCTCAACACCCTCCAGCGCGCGGCCGTCGAAGCGGCCGTGAAGCAGGCGGAGTTGAGGCACGGGGTCTCCGAGGTGTTCGTCAACCTCGCCCGCCGCAACCAGGTCCTGCTCCACCGCCAGCTCACCCTCCTCGACGCCATGGAGCGCCGCACCGAGGACACCGACGAACTCGCGGACCTGTTCCGCCTCGACCACCTCACCACCCGTATGCGGCGCCACGCCGAGGGCCTGGTGATCCTCTCCGGAGCCGCGCCGTCCCGCCAGTGGCGCAAGCCGGTCCAGCTCATGGACGTCGTACGGGCCGCGGTCGCCGAGGTCGAGGACTACGAGCGCGTCGAGGTCCGGCGGCTGCCGAGGATCGGTGTCGGCGGCCCCGCCGTCGCCGACCTCACCCACCTCGTCGCCGAACTCCTGGAGAACGCGACGGTGTTCTCGCCCCCGCACACGGCGGTGCAGGTGCACGGCGAACGCGTGGCCAACGGCTTCACCCTGGA
The nucleotide sequence above comes from Streptomyces sp. NBC_01716. Encoded proteins:
- a CDS encoding nitrate- and nitrite sensing domain-containing protein, with product MRFRGKSIRRKIVALLLVPLVSLTALWAFATTLTGREANQLLDVAYIIDKVGDPVENTVRVVQRERRQTLIYLADPRNSDSLAELRKQRAATDRAVTRIKANAEDPSVRDQMSATTSARLTSLTDALDGLGALRRSVEKSTVTRGQALDFYNRLVDPCHSFLSTLHALEDVELDKQARALVGVDRAQEMLSREDALVVSALISRRVSSEEVRLISDLVANRTLLYETNLDVLPASEREIFEQYWGGPATQPLREAEEQIIAAGAGKNPSSVDAARWQEMSNPVLQSLEREGEAADDRYQDRVEPAGFNVLILAGIAGVLGFLALLVSLIVSIRVGRSLIRDLSGLRKEAHEVSGVRLPSVMRRLAAGEQVDVETEAPRLEYERDELGQVGQALNTLQRAAVEAAVKQAELRHGVSEVFVNLARRNQVLLHRQLTLLDAMERRTEDTDELADLFRLDHLTTRMRRHAEGLVILSGAAPSRQWRKPVQLMDVVRAAVAEVEDYERVEVRRLPRIGVGGPAVADLTHLVAELLENATVFSPPHTAVQVHGERVANGFTLEIHDRGLGMSSDALLDANLRLAETPEFELSDTDRLGLFVVSRLAQRQNVRVSLQPSPYGGTTAIVFLPAALLTEAPETQGTGFRLDRQNLGDKARGRSDGRLASLSQVPTGLSGTRSVLDGPIELEPPLTGREFEEQPTGVDAIETAGGLGGLGDLDDTESERGGIFRAREHLRDTGREAGRPRPPRGAGELHEQHRQATDQDGPAGGDAVPRDFPAQLPRRSRKTPKLVADHGRRLDERGGAHPASEPASEPTPNGSSADAPSVNASSADGPSVPPTPDGAAVTPDENGSPAPLGGLPRRVRQASLAPQLREAVRDEAEASPADAPERDYERDAAEVRNRMASLQRGWQRGRQQNNAEDTDGTTEGINGPGDTAGTTPEGDGR